The Leifsonia sp. ZF2019 DNA segment GCCGTCAGGCGCGCGACGAGGGCGGACGGGTCATCGAGGTCGCTCGCGCGGGGGAGGAGGTCCGGATGGGACCACAGGGCGTCCCGCGCCTCCTGGCCGACGGCGTCCGCCACGGCGCGCCACATCGCGGCGGCCTCCCGCAGTCGGCGCGGGCGCAGCTCGAGGCCCACCAGCGTCGCGAAGGCGGACTCGGCGGGTCCGCCCGAAGCCCGGCGGCGGCGCACCGTCTCGGCGATCGCATCCGCGCGAGGGAGCAGGCGGGTCGCGTCCGCCGTGACGACGTCGACCCAGCCCTCGACGAGGGCGAGCACCGTCTCGAGTCGGCCGAGCGCCTCCAGCTGTTCCTCGGTCTTCGGCGGGATGAGCGCCCCGCTGACCATGGCCTCGCGCAGCTCCTCCGGGTTGGAGGGGTCGAAGCTCTCGGCGAGCGACTCGAGGCGCTCCGTGTCGATGGTGATGCCCTTGGCGAAGGCGGTGATCTGGGTGATGAGCTGCAGCCGCAGCCACTTGGCATGCCGGAAGAGGTTCGCGTGCGCGAGCTCGCGCACGGCGAGGTAGAGCTGCACCTGATCGTCGGGGATATCGAGGCCGGCGCCGAACTCGGCGACGTTCTGGGGGAGGAGGGCCGCCGTCCCGTCGGCGAGCAGCGGGATGCCGATGTCGCCTCCCGAGACGACTTCCTTCGCGAGCTGCCCGACCACCTGGCCGAGCTGCATGGCGAACAGCGCGCCGCCGATCGAGCGCATCACTTGACCGGCGTTCTGGATCATGCCCTGCATCTCCTCCGGGGCTTGATCGGTGAGCACCTGGGTGAGGGCGTCGGAGATGCTGAGCGCGACCGGCTCGGCGAGCTGGGTCCACAGCGGCATCGTCTGCCGCGCCCACTCGGCGCGACCGATCAGCTCCGGCGTGCCGGAGAGCCCGGCGACGGTGGTCGCCTGATCGAGCCACAGCCCGGCGACGTTGAACGCCTGGTCCAGGGAGGCGCGCTCGGCCGGGGTGACCGCGTGCGCGCCGTCGCCGGCGAGTGCGCGCGCCTGCTGCTCGGCGACGTCCCAGTTGATTCCGCCACCCGGGTTCATCAGCGCGTTCTGCAGCTGACCGAGCAGTTTCTGGATGCTCGCGGGGTCGTTCGGCAACCCGGCGGCCCCGGCCAGCTGGCTCGGATCGATCGACGCACCTCCGGAGAGGAACTCGCGCAACATGTCCCGGAACTCGTCGTCCGGCTCCTTGTTCGGCTCGTCGGCCATCGTGGGCGCCCCTCGTCTCGAAGTGATACCGCCGCGGCGTGCGGCTTTCAGGCTTGCCATCTACGCTAGCTCCTGATCTCCAAGAGCCGGGTGGGAATCCGCCCCGGCAGCAGGGTGCGCCGTGCGCCCGTGGCGAACACGACCGAAGGGACGACCCGCGTGACCCTGTTCACCGACGACCAGCACGCCGCGGTGGAGCCGCCACCGCCGGTCCGACCGCCCCGGCGGGTCATGGTCGGGTGGGTCTCGGTGCTGGTCGCGTTCGCCCTCACCCTCGTGCTCGCGCTGGCGCCCGCACCTTTCGTCATCGAGGTCCCCGGTCCCGTCTTCAACACCCTGGGCACCGACCAGCAGGTCGGCGGTGCGAAGAGCGAGGACGCGAAGCAGCTCATCTCGATCCCCGACCAGAAGACGTATCCCACCTCCGGATCGCTCGATCTCCTGACCGTGTCGGTGGTCGGCAACCCCGACTCGCGTCCGAACTGGTTCGACATCGTGTCGTCGTGGTTCCAGCCGAGCAGGGCCGTCGTCCCGATCGACTCCGTCTTCCCTCCGGGGACGACCACCGAGCAGTCCAACGCCGAGAACGCGGCGCTGATGGTGGACTCGCAGCAGGACGCCGTCGCCGCCGCGCTGAACGAGCTCGGCTACGACTTCCCGCAAGCGATCGTCGTGAAGCAGTTGATCAGCGGCACGCCCGCTGCGACGTCGCTCAAGGAGGGCGACGAGATCACCAGCGTGAACGGCACCGAGGTGAAGAGCGTCCAGGCGCTCCGCGACGCGATCGCGGACAACGGAACCGGCACGGCGGCGCGGATCGGCATCCTGCGCGACGGCGCCGCCTCGACCGTCGACATCACCCCGACCGAGTCCTCCGGGCGCGCGGTGCTCGGCATCGGCGCGGGGATGGACTACACCTTCCCCTTCGACGTCAAGATCCAGCTCGACAACGTGGGCGGCCCGAGCGCCGGCCAGATGTTCGCCCTCGGCATCATCGACAAACTGACACCGGGCGAGCTGAACGGCGGCAAGCGGGTCGCAGGCACGGGCACCATCGACAATGCGGGCAACATCGGGGCGATCGGCGGCATCCGGCAGAAGATGTACGCCGCGCGCGACGACGGCAAGGCGCAGTACTTCCTCGCTCCCGCGTCCAACTGCGACGAGGTGACCGGCCACATCCCGTCCGGGCTGAGGGTGTTCGCGGTCAAGACGCTCGCCGACTCCCTCGCCGTCCTGAAGGCCGTGAGCTCGGGCGGCAGCACCGCCGGCCTGCCCACCTGCCCCGCCTCCTGACGCTCCCGGTCCGCCCCGGCCCAGCGGCGGGCACGGCGTTCTCCAAGCGACGCCCGCCTAGGATGGATCCGATCTGCACATCACGCGAGAGCAAGAGGGCCGCACGTGAGTTCAACAACCGCCGCACGACCAGCAGGACGCCGCCGCGCGGCCATCTGGATCACCCTCGGGGTGATCGTCGCCCTGGTGATCCTGTTCTTCGTCTTCGCCGGACTCTACGCGGACATCCTGTGGTACCAGCAGGTCGGGTTCCTGAATGTGCTGACGACGCAATGGTTCGGCGCCATCGCGATGTTCTTCGTCGGGTTCCTGGGCATGGCGCTGCCGCTCTGGGCCTGCATCCAGTTCGCGTACCGGCTGCGGCCGGTCTACGCGAAGCTCAACAGCCAGCTCGACCGCTACCAGCAGGTCATCGAGCCGCTGCGCCGGCTCGCGATGTACGGCATCCCGATCGTCTTCGGCATCTTCGCCGGCGTCTCGTCGGCCAGCCGCTGGCAGCTCGCCGCGACCTGGATCAACGGCACTCCCTTCGGCAAGACGGACCCGCTGTTCAAGCTCGACATCGGCTTCTACGTCTTCGCGCTGCCGTTCTACCGCAGCGCCGTGGGCTTCGCGTCCGCGGTCGTG contains these protein-coding regions:
- a CDS encoding zinc-dependent metalloprotease, coding for MADEPNKEPDDEFRDMLREFLSGGASIDPSQLAGAAGLPNDPASIQKLLGQLQNALMNPGGGINWDVAEQQARALAGDGAHAVTPAERASLDQAFNVAGLWLDQATTVAGLSGTPELIGRAEWARQTMPLWTQLAEPVALSISDALTQVLTDQAPEEMQGMIQNAGQVMRSIGGALFAMQLGQVVGQLAKEVVSGGDIGIPLLADGTAALLPQNVAEFGAGLDIPDDQVQLYLAVRELAHANLFRHAKWLRLQLITQITAFAKGITIDTERLESLAESFDPSNPEELREAMVSGALIPPKTEEQLEALGRLETVLALVEGWVDVVTADATRLLPRADAIAETVRRRRASGGPAESAFATLVGLELRPRRLREAAAMWRAVADAVGQEARDALWSHPDLLPRASDLDDPSALVARLTAEATGAEPERDELDQAIEDLLRDDTDRPSEG
- a CDS encoding YlbL family protein; the encoded protein is MTLFTDDQHAAVEPPPPVRPPRRVMVGWVSVLVAFALTLVLALAPAPFVIEVPGPVFNTLGTDQQVGGAKSEDAKQLISIPDQKTYPTSGSLDLLTVSVVGNPDSRPNWFDIVSSWFQPSRAVVPIDSVFPPGTTTEQSNAENAALMVDSQQDAVAAALNELGYDFPQAIVVKQLISGTPAATSLKEGDEITSVNGTEVKSVQALRDAIADNGTGTAARIGILRDGAASTVDITPTESSGRAVLGIGAGMDYTFPFDVKIQLDNVGGPSAGQMFALGIIDKLTPGELNGGKRVAGTGTIDNAGNIGAIGGIRQKMYAARDDGKAQYFLAPASNCDEVTGHIPSGLRVFAVKTLADSLAVLKAVSSGGSTAGLPTCPAS